One window of the Camelina sativa cultivar DH55 chromosome 1, Cs, whole genome shotgun sequence genome contains the following:
- the LOC104701959 gene encoding monothiol glutaredoxin-S12, chloroplastic has protein sequence MVQEKQVVEERKHMFLNLANMTWTSLNSNPALSFSTLRGIKNFGIVPFRRGLKPTVIGIASWPPLRSSSSSSSSVRAMSSSSSSPLEETVKTTVAQNPVVVYSKSWCSYSSEVKSLFKSLQVEPLVVELDELGSEGSQLQNVLEKITGQYTVPNVFIGGKHIGGCSDTLQMYNKGELEGIIAEASGKTGQT, from the exons ATGGTTCAAGAGAAACAGGTGGTGGAAGAGAGAAAgcacatgtttt TGAACCTCGCAAACATGACATGGACGTCTCTGAATTCAAATCCAGCACTCTCTTTCTCCACGTTAAGGGGAATCAAAAACTTCGGCATAGTACCTTTCAGGAGAGGTTTAAAGCCCACTGTTATCGGAATCGCCTCGTGGCCACCActccgttcttcttcttcttcttcttcttctgttagGGCCAtgtcttcttcgtcgtcttctccaTTGGAGGAGACTGTTAAAACGACTGTGGCACAGAACCCTGTCGTTGTTTACTCCAAATCCTGGTGCTC ATACTCGTCTGAAGTGAAGTCCTTGTTCAAGAGTCTTCAAGTTGAGCCACTGGTTGTTGAATTGGATGAACTTG GTTCAGAGGGGTCGCAGCTGCAGAATGTGTTGGAGAAAATTACTGGACAATACACTGTTCCCAATGTCTTCATcg GGGGCAAGCACATTGGTGGCTGCTCTG ATACATTGCAGATGTACAATAAAGGAGAGCTGGAGGGAATTATAGCTGAAGCCAGTGGAAAAACAGGTCAGACCTAA
- the LOC104701986 gene encoding photosystem I reaction center subunit IV B, chloroplastic-like, translating into MAMTSAATGFILTANVKAAVVGGGGSSKNATIVSFLPMRSFGSRLVVRAADDASPATPSSEPFSTTTTAPAAAPKEAPAAKAKPPPIGPKRGSKVKILRKESYWYKNVGSVVAVDQDPKSRYPVVVRFSKVNYANISTNNYALDEIEEVK; encoded by the exons ATGGCGATGACGTCAGCAGCTACCGGATTTATTCTGACGGCCAATGTCAAGGCGGCTGTAGTCGGCGGCGGCGGTTCTTCGAAAAACGCCACCATCGTCTCTTTCttgccaatgagaagcttcggTTCGAGGCTAGTAGTCCGAGCGGCTGATGATGCATCTCCGGCAACCCCCTCGTCGGAGCCTttttccaccaccaccaccgccccTGCTGCTGCTCCGAAGGAAGCTCCGGCCGCCAAGGCTAAACCTCCTCCGATTGGCCCCAAGAGAGGATCCAAG GTTAAGATTCTAAGGAAAGAATCCTACTGGTACAAGAACGTTGGATCAGTTGTGGCCGTTGATCAG GACCCGAAGTCCCGATATCCGGTTGTGGTTCGGTTCTCGAAGGTGAACTACGCCAATATATCGACCAACAACTACGCACTGGACGAGATCGAAGAAGTCAAATGA